Part of the Megalopta genalis isolate 19385.01 chromosome 6, iyMegGena1_principal, whole genome shotgun sequence genome, ttttacagttgttgacaatcgataactataaaaagcgagccacaaagctcgagaaatcgtatttcctttcccaaaattgtccatttccgtggacaatctgagcgtcaattagggagacattactgtacagtaatgtaacGAATACGAAATTATGCACCGATGAGAAATGATTTATCGATTAGATTTTATCGGTTCGCCTCGTATACCGCGTCGGGCAGCAAAAACGATTCCTTGGAAAAtaccaagtacagtaatgtctcccttactgacgctcagattgttcagcaaactgaacaatttgggaaggagggatacgattgttcgagccttgcaactcgtttttacagttgttgacaatcgataaccataaaaagcgagccacaaggctcgagaaatcgtatctccttttccaaaattgcccatttttgtggacaatctgagcgtcagtaagggagacattactgggAGACATTAGtagcgctcagattgtccacaaaaatggatatcCCCTCTTctaattaggaagacattattgtacagtaatgtctccctaattagaAGAGGGGGTGCGAttgctcgagccttgcggttcgtttttatggccacgaattgtcgacgattataaaaacgaaccgcaaagctcgaataattgcatccCCTCTTCCCGTATTGTCCATTTCTATGGACAATCTTTGCGTCAATTAGagtgacattactgtacagcttTCGCCTTACTTCTTCGATTTTCGACTTCTCGGTTTATCGTCCCTCCGCGTGCCATTCGTTTGCACGGAGCATCGCCGACCATCTCTTCGATCGTCCACGTTCGAACCACCGTTGTCGATCGAATAGATCGTGTCGCGTGTCTCCCGCCGCCTCTCGTCCGCTCGCCGTCGCGCAACAACCGTGTGCTTGCAAACGAACGCAACTTGCAAAAGGGATTACGTTCGCGAGGGTTTCCCGTCTCGCGATGGCAATATCGGCGATGCGTTGTAACCGGTTTGACAATTTGTTAGGATCATGCCGCCAAGGAGAAGGCGCTCCAGACAATGTCGAGCATGTCGAGCGCCCAGATAGTATCAGCTGGGAGTGCGATACACAACAAGATGCCCCCTGCCCTCGTGGGGCCCCTTGCCCTTCACGCTTCCACCCCTGTCTCCTATCCCGGAGCGGTAAGTCCCGATCACGAGAAACCCCTTGGaacgattttcattttcttttactttttcttttactttttctttttctttgtctTTGTCTTTGTCTTTTTCTTCGTCTGTTTTCTCGtgcttctttattattattatcgtttctccgtttctgtttctgtttcttttcgttttctATTTTCGTTGTTTCGTTGTCGGACTGCGATATACTACTTTCCGAGGGAGCCACGAGCTTTTGGGCGAGACGACGAGACACGGTGAATCGGTTCAGAGAggtagagaggaagagaggaagagagcgagagatgaagagagaaagagagaaagagttcgaaTACTCTGACGAGCCAAAAAGCACCCGGAGCACCGAAAACAATTGCGTATCGTAAATGTCGACTCGAGAAGCGATTTTCGTGAAAACTTGCTTCggtcttaaccttttaggcacgacgcgctgctatagtggcttccgcggatatcatctctctgaacgacgcgccactatagttggctttcgcggatgtcatctctctgaacgacgcgccactatagtgactttcgcgaatgtcatctctctgaacgacgcgccactatagtggctttcgcggatgtcatctctgaacgacgcgccactatagtggctttcgcggatgtcatctctctgaacgacgcgccactatagtgactttcgcggatgtcatctctctgaacgacgcgccactatagttggctttcgcggatgtcatctcactcggtcatcgtttggatcaaataatcgtcttcatctgcatcgtttcacacttcttttgtcttcacatcgatttacaatatacagacttatcttaacaatataactgttaacacaTCAAAGtcgggggatcttgacgaaagtatgctaggtaacgcggcgaccgccccgcctcgtttttcgtcctagagcgggcgatatttgGTGTAATCGTAAAAAAATGtagacttaaaaaagtttatttaaactcttaaaactaaaagaaatattaaaaaagaactaaacactaattacgAGATAAATCGAGATAAATCGTAtaagtcgagataaatcgtagtactacgactcccgcctttaatgtgtcaacaatatatctatatcttaacaatatacagacagaatatacagacgctctgtacagtacatatcagactctgccgtccagagaaatagcctcgcgcagaattcagccgtacctaaaaggttaatccgTTCGCACGTCGACCTTACAACAACCGTTTCGTTTCAATGCCGTTGCATTAGTTTTGCGTACGCGGATGTTTGCCCAATGATCCTAAAACGATGCGTTACCGAGCAGCGGTATCGAGGATCCGCGTTATCCGCCGGTCTCTGTCAGAAGCTATCCCAATTAACAGACGTCCAAGTGCTGTCGCGGCAAACGCGGTCGGCGCGTTCGCACGGTGTTTTCCCATGTACGCCGTTTACATGGCCCGCAACGCGTGCATCCTTCGAAACGGAAAATTGGGTAAACGTTCCGACGCGCGATCATCGTAGACGCGCCAATTAATCCAGATCCGTTCGCGAATTATCGGTTCGCAAGCCTGCATATTCGTCCGAGCGTGTCAGGGGGGCGTGTAGTAATCGCGCCCAGAACGGTGTCTCGTCGTCTTGAACATGGAAATTCTAATCGCTGTGTACTGCCGGTTTGGCTTCTTCTTTGAAGTTGGTCTCTATTTTTCTAACCGCTTTGCCCTGCAACCGTTTTAATCCGCTTGCGTTGCGTTTACACGTTGCGTTTGCGTTGCGTTCACCGTTGCGTTTACGTTCTCCAAAGTTTTGGCGTTCGTCGAACAGCTCGACAGACTCGCGAACAATGATCCCGTCGCGCGTCTCTGGACGACGAACGAACTCGTCGCATTTCGTCGCCGATTAACCATCGCGACTGGTTGCGACACGCCGTTGTCCGTCGCACCGATCTGTCGTTTCTTTCAGCGGCGGAGTCGAGACTCGTCCAGAGAACGAGGGGAATTTTAGAGAGCGTCTCGATCGCCGCGTCTCTGCTTCTTCCGTGGAAAAAGCACTTTCGACTCTACCGTGACGATTGCTTCGCGATAATCGAACGGCAAATGTTACTCGGCATCgacatacatatacagggtgtcccaaaaatgtctcgcaatccgacagtaggggattcctgaggcgattcggagcaactttttccttagcgaaaatgcgatccgcggcttcgtttacgagttatcaacgaaaaacgctgaccaatgagaggcgggatcagctgccgcgaggcgcTCGAGTCAGTGGGCGGAACTGGGCGCCGACCGTTcgtcggctgggccgccgcgcgccagccgagctcgcctcttattggtcagtgtttttcgtgaataactcgcgaacgaagccgcggagaaaattttcgcaaaggaaaaagttgcttcgaacgatctCAGCAATCTCCCATTTccagatcgcgagacattttcggatcGCCCTGTATATTTATAGctctgtttcgaatggaattccgTGGAAATCGTAGCTTTCCAGCGTACACGTAGACTGCATCGAAGTCCGCATCGCGAAAGCTTCTCTGACAAAAACTAACCATCCTCGTGAAATTACAAtcccttgctctctctctctgctgctACGCCCTTGGGGGCCCTTGTTGTGTATTGTTCAATCGTCCGTTGCTCTATGTATTTACATACGTATCAACTGGgcatatatattgtatacacGCGCACGGGTTGCATATACGTATACAGTATTCCCTCCTTATAATCGCCCCCGTTCACGTTGGTTCTGATAACATCGTTTCACCTTTTATTCGAGATTAtgattattctctctctctctctctctctctctctctctctctctctctctctctctctctcggttcttccttttcttctttGTTTCGTCGTCCGTGCAAAAATAACGACAAAGCGATCAAGGAACCAATAATGGACAGCGTGCGATTATCGAGGCAATACCGTGTATCCTGAACAGTATAATACACATATACCTATTATTCACATAATCACACGTTACGAAACGTTGTTGTGGCTTACGAAACTGTCTTTCTCTCTTCAGATAATACCACTACTTATTATCTTCTTTCACTCGCGTTGGTACATGTTTGTATTCTcatctcgttgctgttgttgttcttgtcgttgttgcgttgtttctttcgctccgtacCGGAAAGCGATTCGCGGTCGTTCCTCGCCCGATGGCTCGATGGCTCGATGGCTCGCGGTGAACGATGGGAGATCTTTTTTCATTTGTGGAATCTCGAAGTTTCGTGTCACGGATACTCGATTTTCCGTGGAGCCTCCGTTACGCGCGATCCGATCGAAAGAAACCGCGGAAGGCGGCTCGAATGTCGTCGCGTTTCAACGCGTTTTCGATCGTTCGTCGGAAAATCTATTCGAATATAGTCGAACGCGTACATTTTAACCGTACATTGTAACACGTGTAACGGAGCTTCCACTGTTCTTCCATTGTCCGTGAAGCCGGTCCGGTGAGACAGTTCTCGCGTTGACTGCCTTAGCGACTTCATCGGTCGTTCGGTTGCGACATCAACTTCGGACGCTCGTTTCTTTTTCACCGTTCGTCGAAGCGAATCGTTCGTAGCTTTGGCCGTATAGAATTGGATCGAACTTAGAACTTAGAATTCGATCGAACGGTCGGTATTCGCTTCGGTCTAGTTTTATCGTGAACGGAACAAGGCGTGCCGGGGCGAAAGGGATGATTTAGGCGTCAAGATTTGCCTTTCCTCTGTGCACAGAATACTTGCTTCTTCGGCCCGATCGCGCGTTACTTTGAAACCCGAACGGTCGAGGAAGCTGCGAAGTTGTTTTTTCCCCCCATGAAACGATGTACACGTTTTGGAAATTCTGCGTACGCGCGTAGCAGGGCCGCGTTACGATTGAGGGCGCAAGAATTAAGTGCGCGCGAACGCTAACGGGGTGACCAATTGTTTCCGGGCACAGTTCGCATTATATTCGTCGGATAAGGCGCGTCGCGTTTCCTTGTAATAAATacgaataaacgaaataaaagtacGATGAATAATGAATACGATGAATATCCAATTCGATAAATAGCGAAGCAGTTTGTCGCTCCGTTACTCTGCCGCGAACGGCGCGTAGATTCGTAGCAAGATTATCGCGATTATTAAGATCACGATCACGATCAAGATCTCGCTCGGCAGTCAACGCGAGTCAAGAACGGTGCGTTTCGTTCGGTGAGCGTTCGAGGAGCTTCGACGCGAGGAAAACGCTAAGGAAATGCTAACGAACCCTGTCGCGACGAGCCTAACCCTAACCCGCGAGCCCGCGGAAATGTCGCGTCGATGTTGCAAAATGACCGTTGGAAACGTCGGATTTTCAGCAATTTTGGCAGCCGGGTCTGCAGCCAGGAACATCTCAGGATGTCAAGCCATTTTCGCAGCCGGCGTACACTGGGAAACCAGCGACGGCGGTCTCGAGCGGCGACATGGTCCAGGCTCAACCACCCCCGCCCTGGGAAGGACGTGCCATTGCAACCCACAAGCTCAGGCTCGTCGAGTTCTCGGCCTACATGGATCAGCAGAGAGACCAGGATATTGTAAGCGAGATACCTTTCGAGAGAAACAACTCTGTCCGCGCGTTGTTTCCGCTCCGATATCGCACCGATTACACGGCGCTTCGATCGTTtcgtcttcttttcttttttttcaaaacGAAATCTTTTCATTTTCAGTACCATAAACACCTGTTCGTCCACATAGGAGGATCCGCGACTTACGCGGATCCGTTACTAGAGGCTGTCGACGTTAGGCAGATATACGACAAATTCCCGGAGAAAAAGGGCGGTCTGAAGGAGCTTTACGACAAAGGACCTCAGGCGGCCTTCTTTCTCGTGAAATTTTGGGCCGATCTCAATACCAACATCCAAGACGAAGCGAGAGCCTTTTACGGCGTGACGAGCCAGTAAGTTGTTCaaattttgtcgtcgttttcgTCGCACCGATCGGTCGCGTACGCTTGGTAGATCATCGATTATCCGGGCTAAACGGAGCAGCGGACGATAGAACTTGCTCGGACACCTGGTTCGAGTGCCAGATCTCGTCTCTATCGATTCGCCTCGACCGAGCGGCTCGCGGATTACTTGTACGacatatgtacagggtgtttcgCCGATACTTTCAAGCTTCAACATTAAATATATGCAGCTATTGTTATCGATGAGAAAACATGAAACTTAAAGATGCGACAATATTTGTGTAGAAAAGAGCCTTCGCATGCCATTTCGACATAGAGATGAATTTCACGAGCAGGAGACAACGCGTCGCTTCCTTTTTCGTCGAAACACGTGTACCCAGAGGCtactatacaggatgtcccaaaaatgtctcgcaatccgaaagtagtgggttcctcggatcgttcgaagcaacttcttcctttacaacaattttctccgaggcaccgttaacgagttatcaacgaaaaacagtgaccaatgagaggcgagctcggctggcgcgaggcgaccgagccaatgagcggaaccgggcttcgcgcgctggttggctgggtcgcctcgcgtcagccgtactcgattcttattggtcgctgtttttcgttaataactcgttaacggtgcctcggagaacatttttgtaaaggaagaagctgcttcaaatgatcggaggaacccgccatttccggattgcgggacattttttgggacactctgtatatttatataacgaATGACTTCGATATCGGTGAACGCGAGTACGCTCGTTACCGTTACTGTTACGCTTCCGTTTGTTCGGTAGgtacgagagcaacgagaacatgACGATAACATGCTCGACCAAAGTCTGCTCTTTCGGTAAACAAGTGGTGGAGAAAGTGGAAACGGAATACGCTAGGTTCGAAAATGGCAGGTTCGTCTATCGGATCAGTCGATCGCCCATGTGCGAGTACATGATCAATTTTATACACAAATTGAAGCACCTGCCGGAGAAGTATATGATGAACAGCGTGCTCGAGAATTTCACCATTCTCCAGGTATGTTGTTGCACGATATTTTATCGTTTCTTTCCGTTTTCTGTCCGAAATCTAGAGCTTGATCTTGCGCAGCTACGGGAGCTTACGAGCTTAGGAGCTCGGGTGCTCGGAAGTTCGGGAGCTCTCGCGAGCTAGCGAGATCCGAAGTTCGTCCGTGAATCGAccgactatacagggtgtcccaagaatgtccCGCGATCcagaaatgggggattcctggggtcgtttggagtaactttttccttagcgaaaattcaatccgcggctttgtttacgagttatcgacgaaaaacagcgaccaataagcggcgagagatcagctggcgcgagacggccgagcgcTGGGCGAGctagcctctcattggtcagtgtttttcgttgataactcgtaaacgaagcctcggagaacattttcgcaaaggaaaaagttgcttcaaatgacccgaggaatccaccactttcagattgcgagacatttttgggacgacCTGTTATAGTCCAGCGAGACATAACCGAGAACCGAGATACAAAAATCGGTCGCCAGTGGTTCGAACAGAACATTCAACGACGATCATTCTCCTTCGATTGCAGGTTGTCACGAACAGGGATACGCAGGAAACGTTACTCTGTACGGCATACGTGTTCGAAGTGTCGACGTCCGAGCACGGCGCGCAACATCACATATACAGATTGATCAAGGACTAGCCTGCTTGAACCTGCTCGCCATGCAGCCATCCACCCCCATCAGTGCCTACCATCACATTTCAAAAATCATCCATACGCGCAACTACACGATTACACACAGGGATTTCTAATAACCTTTTGAAGTGTCGTGGTTAATACGTGCAACCACCGCAAATGTCTTTAcaagctcgtttctttcgttttcACTTTTTCTTTCACCCgtttattttctctctctctcctcttccgCTCACTCTTCTcccatctccatctccatcaccatctccatctccatctccatctccatctctatctccatctccatctccattACCATCTTCATCTCCGCCCtctgtccccccccccctccttttCTTTTTATATCACTTTGTATCCAACCTGACCATTAATATCGGTGTAAGTATAATATTTACGTGtaacaaatattatatttatactttgTATGTGGGTTTTGTAGTTTTAAACGATTTTGCATGTCGCGAATATGTATCTTTTACCGATTTCATCGTTTTAGCAGCTACGGAGTGACCAATCCTAGGGATTCCCTTTAACAACTGTACGCTTCAAAGGGTTAAGCGTGAATACGTTACATAGTAACACGCTCGGTCTATGTATACACGGCGTGGTCGCGGCAAACGTttcgaagaaaaaagaaaaacgtttCCGCGTCCACGTTCTCGCGGAGTTTCGATCGAAAATGTTCCGTCGTCCGGCGACAAATTCATAAAGAGGTATTTCAACGACTCGAGGACGAGTCTAAACGATTGTCCAATTAGACGGTGAACGCCGATATCTCCGCCGATAATCTCGATCGGTTGAATTTTTTAACGAGACTGCTCGACTCCGCGACGTTCGAACGAACATTTCCCAAGAAACTCCTCGGAGGGAACTTGAAACTCGTACATGCCACCCACAACCGTACAACCGTGCAACCGTGCAACCGTGCATTACCGTGGAAACGTGCAAACACGAACACGTTTTAACAGAGAAAAATACGCGCGCACGCATTCGCACACGTACACacacgtacatacatacatgacACGCAAAAACACACGTTAAAAGTACTGGCCAGACCGAGCTTGAGTTTGATTCAGAAAACTGGTAAAACTTGTAAGAAATAATTGGTACGCGTGTTTTAATAGATTGTGGAAAGGATTCCCCGCGACCAATGCGCGGGAACCACGTTTCAGATTTTGAGGAAAAAAGTAAACTgtaaattttatattgaaaCAGATGTAAtcgcatgtatatatatatatatacatatatacacacatatatatatacatatatatgtatatatatatacatatgtatatagtatccatatatatatatacatacatacatatatatatacatatatattttatgaatatttcgCGTCATTTGCTCTACGAAACGAATCGAATCGATATCGTCGGGATTTTAATACAGAGATATAATAAATGTTAAGTTAAAATTGACAATAAATTTGGTATGAGAATGCGTCGACGATAGCTGTATGTaccaagaagaaaaaaaaaaagtatgaaAACGACAAAAAAtagcaaaaaaagaaaacggaaCGGAGAAAAAAGAAGGAGAAACAGACTCTGATCTCGGAAAGGCGTGGTACTGACATAATTTAGTATtatagttttattattattaaactagGAAATAGATCAGACAAGACATCCACACacagatatacatatattacatataagaatatatatgtTAAATATTAATGCAATGATTAcaatttacattgttataaatgaTCGTGTATAAAGTTATCTAAGTGATTTCTAAGTTTTAAACGAAATGGAAGTTTAATAGAGAGGTATGCCATTATTATGATTTCTTAAGTTTCCTTGGTTACATTAACGTTACTATACTTTCTTCGtcattttctcattttctttttgtctttctctttttctcattTTCCTCCGTTTCTCTGTTcgtctctttctttcttctcttctcttcttctctctttctattcTTCGCTTCTTCTCTCTGTCCCCTTTTCATTTGATCGTGAGAAGATAGCAAAGTCGAGAGCATGGTATCGTGAAACGTTACGCAAACCTTTCCCCAAAGCTTTTCTGTTCTATTTCGACCACCGTTTCTGTCACCCATTTGtttttctttatatatatataactgtaCTGCGATTAACGTGAGAATTCTCGCCGCAgaacttttcaattttcaacGATCGGATGCCGGATAGGTAATAGAAAAGTGGGATTATTGCTCTcgtcgtttctttttttacgtcgtaattcattttttttccATTTTAACAAAAGGAACAGAGTCTTTTTAATCCAGCCAGCCAATTTCAGGCAGCGCGACACTTAGATTAGAGGGATGTGTTTTGTATTTCTTGTAATCGATTTTACTTCTCGTACCCTAAgctctttcttttctatatCCTGTTGCGCGACTCGCTCTCATACTTGGCACACTTCGAGCTTCTTAACAAATCTTTCTATCATTGCTCGCTACGCGACACAAGCAACTTTCATCCGTAGGCGACTATCCGTTTTCCTTTTCGGGGGAACCGAAACGATCGACGGAGACGTTTCTCTGTTAAACTTTTTGCGAATAAACGATCTCACGACTTGTCGGCCGGAGGATCTCGCAGTTCGAGATCACCGCTCTCCCACCCGTATAACACACACGCAAACAGAACACAACGCGGGCACGCGCGCGAACACACGCGGAACAGAAAGAAAACGGTCACACGCGCACACCAGTGATAACAAAACCTCTCGTCGAGACCTCCGTATCGATGACGACGAACAATCGATAACGTGATTTCATTGAAGCTCTCTGAACCTCGAGCAACACGTTTACTAAAGTTCTCACGAATCTTTCTCGACAATGTGTTTCGTACTTAAAGCAACGTTTCTCAAACGCATGGACCACGACGAATGCTTGAACGCAGAGATTTTCCTTGAATCGGTGATGGTAACGCGATTATTTAACGCGTTCGCTACCTACCGCAAATCTTTTGCAACGGTACCGTCTCGTCGATTCGAACAGGCGCGCGCGTCTACGCCCGTTGCCGaattctcgttctcgttctcattctcgttctcgttctcgttttcgttctcgttctcgttacCGTTACCGTTACCGTTATCCCCTGCCCCTACC contains:
- the scalloped gene encoding TEA domain transcription factor 1 homolog scalloped isoform X2, with amino-acid sequence MKDWELSTQNSIGSAVAAADTISAPWTPASSGPPPDANGSGSDTKNLDVGEISDDEKDLSAADAEGVWSPDIEQSFQEALTIYPPCGRRKIILSDEGKMYGRNELIARYIKLRTGKTRTRKQVSSHIQVLARRKLREIQAKLKVDHAAKEKALQTMSSMSSAQIVSAGSAIHNKMPPALVGPLALHASTPVSYPGAQFWQPGLQPGTSQDVKPFSQPAYTGKPATAVSSGDMVQAQPPPPWEGRAIATHKLRLVEFSAYMDQQRDQDIYHKHLFVHIGGSATYADPLLEAVDVRQIYDKFPEKKGGLKELYDKGPQAAFFLVKFWADLNTNIQDEARAFYGVTSQYESNENMTITCSTKVCSFGKQVVEKVETEYARFENGRFVYRISRSPMCEYMINFIHKLKHLPEKYMMNSVLENFTILQVVTNRDTQETLLCTAYVFEVSTSEHGAQHHIYRLIKD
- the scalloped gene encoding TEA domain transcription factor 1 homolog scalloped isoform X3 — its product is MDTVHYFWSSAVAAADTISAPWTPASSGPPPDANGSGSDTKNLDVGEISDDEKDLSAADAEGVWSPDIEQSFQEALTIYPPCGRRKIILSDEGKMYGRNELIARYIKLRTGKTRTRKQVSSHIQVLARRKLREIQAKLKVDHAAKEKALQTMSSMSSAQIVSAGSAIHNKMPPALVGPLALHASTPVSYPGAQFWQPGLQPGTSQDVKPFSQPAYTGKPATAVSSGDMVQAQPPPPWEGRAIATHKLRLVEFSAYMDQQRDQDIYHKHLFVHIGGSATYADPLLEAVDVRQIYDKFPEKKGGLKELYDKGPQAAFFLVKFWADLNTNIQDEARAFYGVTSQYESNENMTITCSTKVCSFGKQVVEKVETEYARFENGRFVYRISRSPMCEYMINFIHKLKHLPEKYMMNSVLENFTILQVVTNRDTQETLLCTAYVFEVSTSEHGAQHHIYRLIKD
- the scalloped gene encoding TEA domain transcription factor 1 homolog scalloped isoform X4, with the translated sequence MQFVQGSAVAAADTISAPWTPASSGPPPDANGSGSDTKNLDVGEISDDEKDLSAADAEGVWSPDIEQSFQEALTIYPPCGRRKIILSDEGKMYGRNELIARYIKLRTGKTRTRKQVSSHIQVLARRKLREIQAKLKVDHAAKEKALQTMSSMSSAQIVSAGSAIHNKMPPALVGPLALHASTPVSYPGAQFWQPGLQPGTSQDVKPFSQPAYTGKPATAVSSGDMVQAQPPPPWEGRAIATHKLRLVEFSAYMDQQRDQDIYHKHLFVHIGGSATYADPLLEAVDVRQIYDKFPEKKGGLKELYDKGPQAAFFLVKFWADLNTNIQDEARAFYGVTSQYESNENMTITCSTKVCSFGKQVVEKVETEYARFENGRFVYRISRSPMCEYMINFIHKLKHLPEKYMMNSVLENFTILQVVTNRDTQETLLCTAYVFEVSTSEHGAQHHIYRLIKD
- the scalloped gene encoding TEA domain transcription factor 1 homolog scalloped isoform X1, producing MQVRLQVRLSDYVCSAVAAADTISAPWTPASSGPPPDANGSGSDTKNLDVGEISDDEKDLSAADAEGVWSPDIEQSFQEALTIYPPCGRRKIILSDEGKMYGRNELIARYIKLRTGKTRTRKQVSSHIQVLARRKLREIQAKLKVDHAAKEKALQTMSSMSSAQIVSAGSAIHNKMPPALVGPLALHASTPVSYPGAQFWQPGLQPGTSQDVKPFSQPAYTGKPATAVSSGDMVQAQPPPPWEGRAIATHKLRLVEFSAYMDQQRDQDIYHKHLFVHIGGSATYADPLLEAVDVRQIYDKFPEKKGGLKELYDKGPQAAFFLVKFWADLNTNIQDEARAFYGVTSQYESNENMTITCSTKVCSFGKQVVEKVETEYARFENGRFVYRISRSPMCEYMINFIHKLKHLPEKYMMNSVLENFTILQVVTNRDTQETLLCTAYVFEVSTSEHGAQHHIYRLIKD
- the scalloped gene encoding TEA domain transcription factor 1 homolog scalloped isoform X5, giving the protein MQVRLQVRLSDYVCSAVAAADTISAPWTPASSGPPPDANGSGSDTKNLDVGEISDDEKDLSAADAEGVWSPDIEQSFQEALTIYPPCGRRKIILSDEGKMYGRNELIARYIKLRTGKTRTRKQVSSHIQVLARRKLREIQAKLKVQFWQPGLQPGTSQDVKPFSQPAYTGKPATAVSSGDMVQAQPPPPWEGRAIATHKLRLVEFSAYMDQQRDQDIYHKHLFVHIGGSATYADPLLEAVDVRQIYDKFPEKKGGLKELYDKGPQAAFFLVKFWADLNTNIQDEARAFYGVTSQYESNENMTITCSTKVCSFGKQVVEKVETEYARFENGRFVYRISRSPMCEYMINFIHKLKHLPEKYMMNSVLENFTILQVVTNRDTQETLLCTAYVFEVSTSEHGAQHHIYRLIKD